One region of Bacillus pumilus genomic DNA includes:
- the dnaA gene encoding chromosomal replication initiator protein DnaA, with protein MENILDLWNKALQKIETKLSKPSFETWMKSTKAHSLQGDTLTITAPNEFARDWLESRYLHLIADTIYELTGEELSIKFIIPQNQDEVEAMPKSPIKKMSKEDPVDIPQNMLNPKYTFDTFVIGSGNRFAHAASLAVAEAPAKAYNPLFIYGGVGLGKTHLMHAIGHYVIDHNPSAKVVYLSSEKFTNEFINSIRDNKAVDFRNRYRNVDVLLIDDIQFLAGKEQTQEEFFHTFNTLHEESKQIVISSDRPPKEIPTLEDRLRSRFEWGLITDITPPDLETRIAILRKKAKAEGLDIPNEVMLYIANQIDSNIRELEGALIRVVAYSSLINKDINADLAAEALKDIIPSSKPRIITIKDIQRIVGQQFNIRLEDFKAKKRTKSVAYPRQIAMYLSREMTDSSLPKIGEEFGGRDHTTVIHAHEKISKLIVEDEQLQQHVKEIKEQLK; from the coding sequence AAGGCGATACGCTTACAATTACTGCACCAAATGAATTTGCTAGAGACTGGCTGGAATCAAGATATCTTCACTTAATTGCTGATACCATCTACGAACTGACAGGTGAAGAGCTCAGTATTAAATTTATTATTCCTCAAAATCAGGATGAAGTGGAAGCTATGCCAAAGTCTCCAATTAAAAAAATGTCTAAAGAAGATCCCGTCGATATTCCACAAAATATGCTGAATCCAAAATATACATTTGATACTTTTGTTATTGGTTCAGGCAACCGATTTGCGCATGCCGCTTCACTTGCAGTTGCGGAAGCACCAGCAAAAGCATATAATCCGCTCTTTATTTATGGGGGCGTTGGTTTAGGAAAGACTCACTTGATGCATGCGATTGGTCATTATGTCATCGACCATAATCCATCAGCCAAAGTGGTCTATCTATCATCTGAAAAATTTACAAATGAATTTATCAACTCAATCCGAGACAATAAAGCTGTCGATTTCCGTAATCGCTATCGGAATGTCGATGTGCTTTTGATAGATGATATTCAATTTTTAGCAGGAAAAGAACAAACACAAGAAGAATTTTTCCATACATTCAACACACTTCACGAAGAAAGTAAGCAAATCGTCATTTCTAGTGATCGGCCGCCGAAAGAAATTCCGACACTTGAAGACAGATTACGCTCTCGATTCGAATGGGGCTTAATCACAGACATTACCCCGCCAGATTTAGAAACGCGTATTGCGATTTTACGAAAAAAGGCAAAAGCAGAGGGATTAGACATTCCGAATGAAGTCATGCTTTATATTGCCAATCAAATCGACAGCAACATTCGTGAACTGGAGGGTGCTTTGATTCGTGTCGTTGCTTATTCTTCTTTAATTAATAAAGATATCAATGCGGATCTAGCAGCTGAAGCGCTAAAGGACATCATTCCTTCATCGAAGCCAAGGATCATTACAATTAAAGATATTCAAAGAATTGTAGGGCAGCAATTTAATATTCGTTTAGAGGATTTCAAAGCGAAGAAACGTACGAAGTCAGTTGCTTATCCAAGACAAATTGCCATGTATCTCTCTAGAGAAATGACCGATTCCTCTCTGCCTAAAATAGGAGAAGAATTTGGAGGTCGTGATCATACGACTGTCATTCATGCTCATGAGAAGATTTCGAAATTAATCGTTGAAGATGAACAGCTTCAGCAGCATGTGAAAGAAATAAAAGAACAATTGAAATAA
- the dnaN gene encoding DNA polymerase III subunit beta, with amino-acid sequence MKFTIQKDRLVESVQDVLKAVSSRTTIPILTGIKIVASDEGVSLTGSDSDISIESFISQRDGDLEVITIDRPGSIVLQARFFSEIVKKLPMTTVEIEVEQNHLTNIRSGSAEFNLNGLDAEEYPHLPQIEEHHAFQIPTDLLKNLIRQTVFAVSTSETRPILTGVNWRVEKGELICTATDSHRLALRKAKLDIDEGSSYNVVIPGKSLTELSRILDDGQDLVSIVITETQVLFKAQNVLFFSRLLDGNYPDTARLIPQESKTDVVVNTKEFLQAIDRASLLAREGRNNVVKLSADPEQSLEISSNSPEIGKVVETVQADDIKGEDLKISFSPKYMLDALKVLEGTEIHVSFTGAMRPFLLRTPNDDSILQLILPVRTY; translated from the coding sequence ATGAAATTCACGATTCAAAAAGATCGTCTTGTCGAAAGTGTCCAAGATGTATTAAAGGCCGTATCCTCTAGAACAACGATACCTATTTTGACAGGGATAAAAATTGTTGCATCTGATGAGGGGGTTTCTCTCACAGGAAGCGACTCTGATATCTCAATTGAATCCTTTATTTCTCAAAGAGATGGAGATTTAGAAGTGATCACGATTGATCGTCCAGGGAGTATTGTGCTTCAGGCCCGCTTCTTTAGTGAAATTGTGAAGAAACTGCCAATGACTACTGTCGAAATTGAAGTAGAACAAAATCACCTCACCAACATCCGTTCTGGTTCAGCGGAATTTAACTTAAACGGCTTAGATGCTGAGGAATATCCGCATCTTCCGCAAATTGAAGAGCATCATGCATTTCAAATTCCGACAGACCTGCTTAAAAACTTAATTCGTCAAACTGTTTTTGCAGTGTCCACCTCAGAAACACGACCTATCTTGACAGGTGTAAACTGGAGGGTAGAAAAAGGTGAATTAATATGCACAGCGACGGATAGCCACCGTCTTGCTTTAAGAAAAGCAAAGTTGGATATTGACGAGGGAAGCTCATACAATGTCGTGATTCCAGGGAAAAGTTTAACAGAGTTAAGTAGAATCCTTGACGACGGACAAGATCTTGTGAGCATCGTAATTACAGAAACACAAGTTCTCTTTAAAGCACAAAACGTGTTGTTCTTCTCAAGATTGCTGGATGGTAATTATCCAGATACAGCTCGCCTGATCCCGCAGGAAAGTAAAACGGATGTCGTGGTCAACACGAAGGAATTCCTTCAAGCCATTGATCGTGCATCACTTTTGGCAAGAGAAGGACGCAATAACGTCGTAAAGCTGTCAGCTGATCCTGAACAAAGCCTTGAGATTTCTTCTAATTCACCTGAGATCGGTAAAGTAGTCGAAACGGTTCAAGCAGATGACATTAAAGGGGAGGACCTTAAAATCTCCTTCAGTCCAAAATATATGCTGGATGCGTTAAAAGTATTAGAGGGAACAGAAATTCATGTAAGCTTTACTGGCGCCATGAGACCTTTCCTGTTGCGCACACCAAATGATGATTCAATCTTGCAGTTGATTCTTCCAGTCAGAACATATTAA